The following is a genomic window from Paenibacillus thiaminolyticus.
TGCTTATGGATTCCTATGAGCAGGCAATCAAGCTGGGTCTAGATGATGACTTCATCGCGCTGCTGCTTGCCGAAATTCAGAAACGCCGCCTGCATCCGACCCTCTTCCACAAACCGGTGTGCAGATAGAATAGCCGGTTATTCGTGATCCTTACTCCCAAGACAGGCCATTGACAGTTGAGGACGTGTTACAGTGCTCACAATATAAGATATGCACACACAACCGGCTGCTAGAACGATCCTGGATATGGATCGGAAGCGTGTCATTGGCGTCCTCCGCTTGGAAATAAGGAGAGTAAGGTCCATAATAATCTTCCAGTTTGCCGCTGTCGACGGCTGGGTTCAAACAGTTCGGACATTGAAGCATGTGACTGGTTATGCCGTTGCATAGTGGACAAACATGAAACAAGGGTATCCTCCTCCATTAGATACAGAATAGGAGTAGGATACCCTTTCTTTCCTTGTCTCATGACAAGCCGTTATTATTCCGCTATCCGCGCCGTTCGCGCTTCCTGTCGGGCAGCTTACATCTTCATGTTGCTGCTGTGGCCAGGGGACAGCTTGGCCGTCGGATCGATGTACACCTTCGCGTTGTTCACCGCTGTTGGCGCTTCGCCGAAGCCGACCGCAATCAATTTCAGCTTGCCGGGATATGTCGTAATATCGCCTGCCGCGAATATGCCTGGAATGTTGGTCTCCATCCGGGTATCGACGACAATCGATCCGCCTTCAATGTTCAATCCCCATTCGGCAATCGGCCCCAACGAGGATACGAAGCCGAAGTTAACGATGACCGCATCGACATCGATATCCATCGAGTCTTTGCTCTTCGTATCGGTGATGGTCACCCGTTCCACGCGTCCCGCGTCTCCGTGCAGGGCGGTAATCTCCTTCGGCGTCAGCACCTGCACCTTGGAGTTCATCAATTGCTCGACGCTGTGCTCATGGGCGCGGAATTTGTCGCGGCGGTGAATCAGGGTCACCTGCTCCGCGATCGGCTCCAGCATTAATGCCCAGTCTACGGCGGAATCGCCGCCGCCGCTGATCAACACGCGCTGACCTTTGTACTGCTGCAGATCGCTGACGAAATAGTGCAGGTTCGACTTCTCGTACGGCGCGGCTTCCGGCAGCTCGAGCCTGCGCGGTTCGAAGGCGCCTACGCCTGCGGTGATGATCACGGCCTTGGCGTGATGAACCTGCTTATCCGTCGTAACCGCGAAGAGGCGCTCGTCGAGCTTCTCGACCTTAAGCACTTTCTCTTCCAGCCGCACATCGGGGTGGAAATGCTCCATCTGCTGCTTGAGCTGATTGACCAGTTCCTGGGCCGTAACCTTCGGGAATCCGGCTACGTCGTAAATGTATTTCTCGGGATACAGGGCTGCTAACTGTCCTCCTAGTTGAGGCATGCTCTCAAGCAGCCGTACGGATGCTTGGCGCATACCGCCGTAGAAGGCGGCAAACATTCCGGCAGGACCGCCACCAATAATAAGAATATCTACAATATCTTGTTGTGAAGCTGGCTGTGAATCCAAGGCAGAGCACCTCCAAAATGACGATGTCTGACCACGTGATCATGGTCATTGTGCAATCCGGCACATTATCCATTATAAACCTAGTACGGAGAGAAGGAAACAATGCATTTGAAAAGGTTTCATGCGATGTCAGCGATTTTCACAAATGAAATGTGGTACAATATAGGAAAGAAGGAAGAACACGAAAATTTTGACCCATTAATTGACAGTTCAAAAAAACAAACATCTAAAACGCTTACATTTAGGAATAAGTAAAAATGATGCTTGTATTTTAGCTGGAAACTCGATATCATTGCATGTGGATTGTATACAAAGTTCGATAAATTGTCGATGATGCAATTCACAGCGGCGTTTCTTTTATACAACATCGCGTAGGCAATAGTTTGTTTTTTTTTGTGGGGATTTTCACATTTCCACTACAACTTACTTATTATAAATGGGCGTCGAAGCACAGCCGATTCTTTTCCTGCGGGTCCACAGAGTCGGCTCAAGTTGATTTACCCGACTGGAAGGAGCAAATTACGATGAGCAACATACCTAAAATCGTCATTTTAGGCGCGGGATACGGTGGCATCATGGCAGCTCAGCGGCTGCAAAAAGAATTGAATTACAATGAAGCGGATGTAACGCTGGTCAACAAACATGACTACCATTACTTCACGACTCATTTGCATATGCCTGCTGCCGGTACAGACTCCTATGAAAATGCCCGCGTATCGATTTCCAAGCTAATCGACGAGTTCAAGATTGATTTCGTCAAATCGGCCGTCAAAGAAATCCGCGTGCAAGACAAGAAGGTCATTTTGGAAGACGGAACGCTGTCCTTTGATTACTTGGTCATCGGCCTGGGCGGAGAGCCGGAGACATTTGGCATTCCGGGTCTGGGCGAGTATGCGTTCAGCATTCGCAGCATCAACTCGGTTCGCGTCATCCGCGAGCATATTGAACATCAATTCGCTCTGTTCAAGCAGGATGAGAGCAAGAAAGAGCGCTTGAACTTTATTGTCGGCGGAGCGGGCTTCACCGGCATTGAGTTCGTAGGCGAATTATCCGATCGCGTTCCACAGCTGTGCAAGCAGTTCGATGTTGACCCGCAGCTCGTTAATATTTATAACATTGAAGCGGCGCCGACAGCGCTCCCGGGCTTCGATCCGGAGTTGGTCGAATACGCGATGGACGTGCTGAAGAAGAAGGGCGTAACGTTCAAGCTGGCGACCGCAATCAAGGAATGCACACCGGAAGGCGTCGTGCTCGCGACCGGTGAAGAGATCAAGGCATCCACCGTCGTATGGACCGGGGGCATCCGCGGCAACCGTCTCATCGAGCAAGCCGGCTTCGAAGCGATGCGCGGCCGTGTCAAGGTGGATGAATATTTGAGAGCGCCTGGCCATGACAACATCTTTATTATCGGCGACAACTCGCTGATGATTAACCCGGCGAACGATCGTCCCTTCCCGCCGACGGCGCAAATGGCGATGCAGCAAGGTCCGGTATGTACAAGCAATATCGTCGCTTCCATTCGCAATCAACCGCTCAAGAAATTCGAGTATCATAATAAAGGGACCGTAGCATCCCTGGGCAAAGGCGAAGCGATCGGCGTCGTCGGCTCGAAGAAGCTGAAAGGCTTCTGGGCGGCACAGCTGAAAAAAGTGATCGACATTCGCTGGCTGTTCATCATCGGAGGCATTTCCTTGGCGCTTCGCAAAGGAAAGTTCTTCTAAGCGATGCGTCATTGCAGCGTGCAGGTGCGGGGGCTGCTGACCCGCCCCGAATTGGATCGCTACAACGCCTTGATGGAGGCCGGATCGTATCTGGAGCAGCAGAACCGCCACGATCTGGCCTATACCGTGCAAAAAGAAATCGATCTGCTCATTCAACCGGCGATCGAACGGCTGAAGGAAAAAGGCCGTATGCGTGATCGCATGACAGCGGAATATTTGGCTTCTCTGCAGGATGAAGAAGATTGATTCTAGATAGGCACACCGTCGCCGCAGCTCGCTGCGGCGGCTTTTTTTTGCTAGGAATAAATATTTTTGATTGATAACGATTTAAAACAACTATTTTTTTGATGCCAATGGTCCGTGCTATAGTGTAACCAATCAGCTGATGCCTGTGGGCTCATCCTTATCTTTGCGATTACCCATGAGGCGGAAATCCAATTCGGAGGTGGAAGTGGTTTGCGTATCACGCCAAATGAAAGCGGTGCCAATAACTTATCGGGCCGCCTGGATCGGCTGCCTGTCAGTTCGATTCATCGCAAGACGTTAGTGACGCTGGCGATCAT
Proteins encoded in this region:
- a CDS encoding NAD(P)/FAD-dependent oxidoreductase; translation: MSNIPKIVILGAGYGGIMAAQRLQKELNYNEADVTLVNKHDYHYFTTHLHMPAAGTDSYENARVSISKLIDEFKIDFVKSAVKEIRVQDKKVILEDGTLSFDYLVIGLGGEPETFGIPGLGEYAFSIRSINSVRVIREHIEHQFALFKQDESKKERLNFIVGGAGFTGIEFVGELSDRVPQLCKQFDVDPQLVNIYNIEAAPTALPGFDPELVEYAMDVLKKKGVTFKLATAIKECTPEGVVLATGEEIKASTVVWTGGIRGNRLIEQAGFEAMRGRVKVDEYLRAPGHDNIFIIGDNSLMINPANDRPFPPTAQMAMQQGPVCTSNIVASIRNQPLKKFEYHNKGTVASLGKGEAIGVVGSKKLKGFWAAQLKKVIDIRWLFIIGGISLALRKGKFF
- a CDS encoding NAD(P)/FAD-dependent oxidoreductase, producing MDSQPASQQDIVDILIIGGGPAGMFAAFYGGMRQASVRLLESMPQLGGQLAALYPEKYIYDVAGFPKVTAQELVNQLKQQMEHFHPDVRLEEKVLKVEKLDERLFAVTTDKQVHHAKAVIITAGVGAFEPRRLELPEAAPYEKSNLHYFVSDLQQYKGQRVLISGGGDSAVDWALMLEPIAEQVTLIHRRDKFRAHEHSVEQLMNSKVQVLTPKEITALHGDAGRVERVTITDTKSKDSMDIDVDAVIVNFGFVSSLGPIAEWGLNIEGGSIVVDTRMETNIPGIFAAGDITTYPGKLKLIAVGFGEAPTAVNNAKVYIDPTAKLSPGHSSNMKM
- a CDS encoding sporulation histidine kinase inhibitor Sda, which translates into the protein MALLSDELLMDSYEQAIKLGLDDDFIALLLAEIQKRRLHPTLFHKPVCR